GAAGCTCTGCGCCGCGCCGCCCAGAAGCTGCCCTGCAAGGTCCGCATCATCAAGAAGGAGGACCAGTTCTAATGGCAACCGGTACCCCCGCATTCGAGTTCCGCGAGCTTGATGCCGCTGAGCTTGATAACCGCCTGAACGAGGCCAAGGAAGAGCTGTTCAACCTGCGCTTCCAGCTGGCCACCGGTCAATTGACCAACAACCGCCGCCTTCGCACGGTCAAGCGCGACATCGCCCGCATTTACACCGTTATCCGCGAGCGTGAGCTGGGCCTGTCCGTCGTTCCGGGAGCTGAGGCTTAATTATGAGTGAGGCAAACGTGAACGAGAACCAGCAGGAGAAGGGTGCACGCAAGGTCCGCACCGGCGTCGTGGTTTCTGACAAGATGCAGAAGACCATCGTCGTCGAGCTTGAGGACCGTAAGCAGCACGCTCTCTACGGCAAGATCCTGCGCACCAGCTCCAGGGTGAAGGCGCACGACGAAGAAGAGATCGCCGGTATCGGTGACCTCGTCCGTATCCAGGAGACCCGTCCGCTGTCCAAGGACAAGCACTTCCGTCTCGTGGAAATCGTCGAGAAGGCCAAGTAAGCACCAGCTGCTTATCGACGCCTGATCGTCCCCCGGCCCCGCACTCAACCGTCACTGGTTGTGTGCGGGGTTTCGGCGATTCAGGGCTGTGCTTGGATTCACCGGGGGAGGCGTGAATGCTGGTTGAACTCGACGAGGACGCGATGGGGGTGGCGGCAGGGGTATATCTGGCCTGGGAAAAGCCGCCCGCGATCCTTGTTGTGACAAGCATCGCATATGCCTCTCGCCGCATGCTATGCCAGCTGACTTTCCGGTGAAGCACAGGAAAAGGCCAGCTGGGGGCGTTGCGCACCCCCTGGTGTCGGGGCACCGCACGGGGGTGGGGGAGGTAGCTGAGGGGTCTGTCGAAAGCGATTCCCGTTATCGTCCCTTTATTTTGCCGTTATCTGTTCGCGATTCGGGCTAATCTTCGCCGGAAGTGTTTCCACGTTAAGTGTCCGGCAGGTTACGGGAGGTTCGATGCCGAATCCACAGGGAAGTTCGCCACAGCGGCGGGTGTCCCGCATGAGCGGTCTCCTCCGCTCCCGCGGGGCGCTGCTCTTCGCCGTCGTCACTGTTGCGCTGCTCGTCTTCGCGCTGGCCTCTTTCCCCTCCACCGGCCCGGCCACGGCCGCCCCCGCCGAAACCGCGACCGTCGACGAGGAGGGCCTCGCCGATCCGTACGCCGGCCCCGACGCCGATGAGCTGGATGCCGCACTCGACCAGTTTCTGGGTGAACCTGCCCCGGAGACGGGCGCCTCTGTCCCGACTGAGGAGACCGAGGAGCTGCTGCCTGCCCTCGAGTCCCTCACCGAGGCACTGGCGGTGCAGGAACCCGGTGTCACCGTCGAGCGCACCGTTTTCGGCACCACCGTCACCCTGGACCTGACTGAGGCGGGCGTCGCCCCGAACGCCGACGGCGTCATTGCCCTCGCCCGTTCCGGTGGGGGAGATGTCTACGAGGTCGAGACCGGCACCGTCGACGCCGAGGAGGTCCCCGCCGAGTCCCTCGCGTACCTCAACGAGGATTCCGTGGACCTTGACTACGTGTTTGTTCGGGTCGAGCCGGGTACCGAGCCGAAGACGATCAGCCTCACCCTGACCACCGATCCGATCGAGGACACCGCTGATTACCGGGCAGTGGCCTCCCAGGATATTCCGTCCACACTGGGGCTCTTTCAGGAGGCCGGACCTTCCGCGATGGCGATGCTGGCGCCGCTTGTCTCGCTGCAGCCGGACGCCATGGAGGTTCATCCGGACGATGAAGTGGAGATCGACTCCACCTACAACCACAGCAACAGCCGTTCCGCCGGTACCGCGGGTGGCGCATACGTGTTCGTCCGGGCCGACGAAACCGCGACCCTGAGTTCAATCGTCGTGCGCATCAACAGCAGTAACCGCTCTTTCCTGGAGATGGCCAACAGCCCGCGCCTCTGGTACGACGGGATCGCCCCGAACAACACCGTCGGCTGGCCTTATCAGTATCTTTCGGGACAGCCCAGACTTGAATTTCAGGCGATCGAAATGGACGGGAATCGGCTGATCGAGATCCGTATCCCGGTGGAGTTGGCAGTCGATTCGGGCGAGTACCTTCGACTTCACCTTCCTTTCAATTTCAACGATCCGACCGCCGAGACTCTGGAAATTCACCTCATGGCCGCCCCAGCCGTCGACCTCGGCATCGAGAAGACCTTCACCGGCATCCAGGGCGGCCGCTTCACCTGGGACGTCAAGGTCACCAACCGCAGCACCTACGGTTCCCGGGGATTCACCGTGGACGACGTGGTCCCCGCCAAGTACACCGGGGTGAGAGTCGACAGCTACGGCACCTCCGGATGGATCACCCCGCCAACCTTGAACGGCAACACCCTTGCCTTCTCCCACGGCAGGTTGCCTGGCGGTGCCACAGCCACGTTCAAGCTCTCGGCGGCGGCCGTTCCAGATTCTCGTCAGTGCATGGAGAACACCGCGACCGTCACCGGTGGAGATTTCGACCCAGTCCCGGAGAACAACATCGATTCGGACGGCGCCTGCCCCCTCCAGGTGAAGAAGACCATTGTCGATGTCAACGGCGACGAAAAAATCGACGTTGAGGACACCAACCAGCCCGGCCCGGACGAAAGC
This sequence is a window from Corynebacterium comes. Protein-coding genes within it:
- the rpmC gene encoding 50S ribosomal protein L29 translates to MATGTPAFEFRELDAAELDNRLNEAKEELFNLRFQLATGQLTNNRRLRTVKRDIARIYTVIRERELGLSVVPGAEA
- a CDS encoding SpaA isopeptide-forming pilin-related protein; its protein translation is MSGLLRSRGALLFAVVTVALLVFALASFPSTGPATAAPAETATVDEEGLADPYAGPDADELDAALDQFLGEPAPETGASVPTEETEELLPALESLTEALAVQEPGVTVERTVFGTTVTLDLTEAGVAPNADGVIALARSGGGDVYEVETGTVDAEEVPAESLAYLNEDSVDLDYVFVRVEPGTEPKTISLTLTTDPIEDTADYRAVASQDIPSTLGLFQEAGPSAMAMLAPLVSLQPDAMEVHPDDEVEIDSTYNHSNSRSAGTAGGAYVFVRADETATLSSIVVRINSSNRSFLEMANSPRLWYDGIAPNNTVGWPYQYLSGQPRLEFQAIEMDGNRLIEIRIPVELAVDSGEYLRLHLPFNFNDPTAETLEIHLMAAPAVDLGIEKTFTGIQGGRFTWDVKVTNRSTYGSRGFTVDDVVPAKYTGVRVDSYGTSGWITPPTLNGNTLAFSHGRLPGGATATFKLSAAAVPDSRQCMENTATVTGGDFDPVPENNIDSDGACPLQVKKTIVDVNGDEKIDVEDTNQPGPDESTLKVSYTVEVTYDPDDPAAPATDTYTLTDTPHFPDETPVMGGRVTSDRAGYTPIDFPAGTPVPWTLTPGPVTIAKGQTHKYTIDVYYTPPQKDPTNEDWAMCTDDTPGRGLYNEATITTSQLFTFTDDDCGPIVKDMPVTIELIKHGDDTSNPLGGAVFALYAANEDGLLGEWIKDFTAGTDGRHLIEDIDPDNRYFIVEKQSPQDYSLLPAPVRVDITRDAQGKATAAIDESSQITAQLGTAPTNDTIVITVANVRIGDLPDTGGIGVWPFLIIAAGLFAAAGVTARREP
- the rpsQ gene encoding 30S ribosomal protein S17; protein product: MSEANVNENQQEKGARKVRTGVVVSDKMQKTIVVELEDRKQHALYGKILRTSSRVKAHDEEEIAGIGDLVRIQETRPLSKDKHFRLVEIVEKAK